DNA from Rubripirellula lacrimiformis:
CGGTTTCGATCACTGGGAAGTCCTCCCCGGACAAGGCAGTTACTACAACCCTGACTTCTTGCAAATGGACGGCAAGCGAAAACGGTACCAGGGCTACTGCACCGACATCATCACTGAAAATGCCTTGGCATGGTTGAAACAGGATCGCGATCCCGACAAGCCGTTCATCATGATGTGCCAACACAAGGCGCCACACCGCAACTGGTCGCCACCGCCACGCTACTATTCGCTTTACGAGGACGTCAGCATTCCGGAACCGGACACCCTGTTCGATGACTATGCCGGACGTAGCGATCTTTTGAAGTTGAACGAGATGTCGATTGCCAATCACATGCATTGGGGGCACGACATGAAGTTCAAAGGCGAGAACCAGTTCCCCGATCATTTTGCCGGCAGGCATAACAACGGCGAATACGCTCGCATGACCAACGCACAGAAAGCCGCCTGGGACGAAGTTTACGAACCCCGAAACCAGGCCTTCATCGAAAAGATGAAAGCGGGCGATCTGACCGACCGTGAAGTCGTCCAGTGGAAGTATCAACGATACATCAAGGACTACCTGCGCTGCATTCAAGCGGTCGACGATTCGGTGGGTTCGCTGTTGGACTACCTGGACGAATCCGGTTTGGCCGAAGACACCATCGTGATCTACAGCAGTGACCAAGGTTTTTACCTAGGCGAACACGGCTGGTACGACAAGCGTTGGATGTTCGAAGAATCGCTTCGAATGCCGTTCCTAATCCGTTGGCCTGGCGTGATCAACCCGGGTGTGGAATCCACCGCGATGATCCAGAACATCGACTACGGTCCGACGTTTCTGGACGCTGCCGGTGCGCAGGTGCCTGCCGAAATGCAGGGACGAAGCATGGTCGAAATGCTACGCAACCAAGGCAAAGAATCGGCGACCTGGCGTGATGCCATCTATTACGCGTACTACGAAAACGCAGCCGTGCATGCGGTTCCGGTCCATGATGGTGTGCGAACCGATCGCTACAAGTTGATGTTCTTCCCGCGTTCACGGCAGTGGAACCTGTTCGACCTGGAAACCGACCCTACGGAAATGACCAGCGTCCATGCGGACCCGGCATACGCGGACATCTTGGCCGGAATGCAAAAACGCTATCGCGACCTGCGTCAGTTTTACGACGTCAACAGCGCCACCATCCCAGCGACTCGCGGCGACGAACCCAATTGGGCCAAGCGAGATGCTGCGATGACGAAAGCCGCTAAGAACTCCGACGTCGACTTGGTGTTCATCGGCGACTCGATCACCCAGGGATGGGAAGGTGCCGGCAAAGACGTTTGGTCCCAGTTCTATGGTGACCGCAAAACGCTGAACCTTGGGATTGGCGGTGACCGGACCGAACATGTGATTTGGCGATTGACACATGGCAACCTGGGCAAAATCAAACCGAAGGTAGCGGTGTTGATGATCGGCACCAACAACACGGGCCATTTCGATCAGGATCCGTCGCAAGTCGCCGCTGGCGTGCAAGAGATCTTGGACATTCTGGCCAAAAAGCTGCCAGACACAAAAGTCGTCCTGCATGGCATCTTCCCACGTGGCAACGGGCCGTTGGACCTGAAGCGATTGAACAACATCGCGATCAACCAACAGATCCGCCGCATGGCAGATGGCGAAAGAGTCCAGTTTGTTGAGTTTGGCGATCAGTTCCTGGAAGCCGATGGATCGATCAGCCCGACGATCATGCCGGACAAACTGCACCTGACCCCCGAAGGCTATCGCCGCTGGGCTAGCGCACTGGAACCCGTCTTGAAAGACTTGGGGCTGTAATCCAGTTCCCATGCGATGGCCAAGCAACTGGCCGAAAACGAAAAAAGCCTGCAGTGTTAAACAAACGCTGCAGGCTTTTCTTTTTGGACATTGCTGGCGAAGGACTAGCCTGCCAGTCGTGATATCCGATTGTGTGGTTCCGCCAATTCTTCGGCACTGGCCTGATAGCGGTACTGCATCAGGTAAGCGTCTTCGTCGGTGTCTTCATAGAAGTCACGCAAGACAGAGACAGCACGGAAGCCGATCTTCTTGAAGAACAACTGTGCTTCGAGATTCGTTTCACGAACTTCTAGCATGATCCGGTTTCGACGTTCTTGCGAAAGTTTGCCCAGCAGCTTTCCGATCATCGCCAATCCAACGCCACCGCGACGCTGATCGGGACCAACCGCAAAGTTCAGAATGTGCAATCGGTTCTTATGCAATTCGTAGATCATGAAGCCGACAACTCGGTCGCCCTCTTCGGCGACCATGCCGATGCAATTGCGTTGACGCAAGCAACGAATGAAATCGTCCTCGTTCCACGCAAACTCAAAACTCTTGTTCTCGATCGCAAGCACTGCCGGCATGTCCCGACGGATCATCCAACGAATGTGGACACAAGTGCGCGTTTGTTCGGTTTCCACCCTGGGACTCCTTTCCAGCGAAACACCATCGCACCGAGAAACCAACATCCGTTTCCCGAGCCGCCCATAGCCATCATGGCCGAGCGATTCGGAGATTAGCAGATGACTAAAATGTCACCAAGGTGAAAATGACGTTATCCAATATTTGGTACCGTCGGATCGCTGGCCGCGGACACCACAAGCGGTCGAAACTCGATCGACACAGGGTTTCATGGCGATCGAGTAACGGCGAGACTTCACGGGGCAACGCATGCCTATCCAGCCGAACTCCCCCAGCCTCGTTTGCCGGCGGCCTGCGACGATCCTGCTACCCAAACCAAATCGCGGAACCGGTACGTTTATTCTGGTCGGCCAAGCTGACTTCCCGACTGCCCCAACCTCTTCCCCCCTCGTCGATCAAAATGCCAACCTGGATTGCCCTGTTCCATGCGGTCAACGTTGCAGGAAAGAACCGAATGCCGATGGGCGAACTGAAGGCCTCGCTTGAGTCCGTGAAATGCAAAGACGTGCGCACCTACGTCCAGTCTGGGAACGTTGTCTTTCGCTCGGCGATGAAGAACAAGCGGAACCTATCGACACGACTGTTGGACGCCGTCGAAAAGGACTTTTCGTTCCGCCCGCGACTGACGCTGATGACAGCCGACGAACTGCGCGCGGCCGCAGACTGCAATCCATTTCCCCAAGGGACCGACCAACCCAAGACGCTTCACTTCTTTTTTCTTGCCGAGTCGCCCGCGGCGCCTGACATCGAAGGCATTGAGAACGCGGCGACAGATTCAGAGGCATACCGCTTGGCAAATCTCGTTTTCTACCTTTGGACTCCGGACGGTTTCGGCAAGTCAAAGCTGGCAGCTTCGGTCCAACGCAGGCTTGGCGTGCCGACGACAGCCCGAAACTATTCCACGGTCCTTCAGATCATCCGCATGACGGAAACCAGCGAAAACGTCGGCAATCGCTGAATCCACGGCGCCTCGGCAATCAGCTCTTAATCGAACGAATTTGCCGATGGCATCGATTAGCCAACCTGGCACGGCTCGTCCGAATGCTCCGCTAGCGACGCTGCTGAATGAAGTCGCTGGCCCCCGACCGGCCAAGTTACATCCGGCATCAACGTGACCACCCCCCCGCTCTGTGAGCGGTAGGCAAGATGATTGGCGGCTAAATCCGCTCACGCCGCAAATTGTGTCTTAGGCTTCAATAGTCGATGGGGCAATGGACTTCGATAGCTAAGCAAGTAGCTTTCAACTTGCAGACCTAAGGGGCACATGATGGGCGATCGAATCGTTCGCGTATTGGTAGTCGAGGACGACGACCTGGATGTTACGATCCTGCAAGTCGCACTCCTGCGGTCAGTTGGCACCTATCAACTGACTCATGCCAGTAGCTTAGCCGAGGCAATCGAGGCGTCGAAGAAATCTGACTTTGACGTCATCTTCACCGACTTGGGGCTGCCGGATTCGATCGGCCTCAACGCAGTCGAAGCTCTTAGCATGGCTAGCCATTCGTCTGCCATCATCGCCATGTCGGGCCAGGACCAGGAACAGCTTTACGTGGATGCGGTCGCCTCGGGAGCCGATAACTTTCTGTGCAAAATTGACCTGACGCCGACGGCGGTCCATCGCTGTATCCAGCAAAGCATCCAACGCATTGCACAGCGGAACGAGATCGAACGCTTGATGCAAACCAATCAAGCGCACAAAGAGATGTTGGAAAAGCAGTCGCAACAACTAGAACAACAAAACGCACGACTGCGACGCCTGTACGATTCGTCGCGAGATTTTGTGAACAACGTTTCGCACGAGTTTCGAACTCCGCTTTGCGTCGTCAAACAGTATGCCAACCTGATCGCCGATGGCGTCGTCGGAACGGTGCATGACGAACAGCGGCGAATGCTAAGAGTGATTGAAGATCGCGTCGATGACCTGAACAACATGGTCGACGACATGCTGGACATCAGCCGTCACGAGTCCGGTCTGTTGGCGGCGAAACGCAGCCGATGCAGCCCGAACGAAGTCGTCGATCGTGTGTTTCCCGGTCTGCAACAGCGGGCATCGATACGAGACGTTTCGCTACTGTTTGCCGGCTGCGATCCGGAAACGGCCATCTACTGCGACGCCGAAAAAGTGTCTCGCACGCTGATCAACCTGATCGTCAATGCTATCAAATTCTCGTCCGCGGGCGATACTGTCACCATCACTGCCGTGGTGGACCACGCCAATCACGAAGTCCGATTCTCGGTCGCCGACCAGGGGCCCGGTATCCCTGCCGACCATCAAGAGATGATCTTTGCCAGGTTTGAACAAACCCACACGAGCCTAGACCGGTCGACCAAGGGCGTCGGTTTGGGACTGAACATCGCCAAGGAACTGGTGGACTTGAACCTGGGGTCGATGCACTTGACCAGCGCGTTGGGCAAGGGAAGCACGTTCGCCTTCACGGTCCCGCTAGACGAACCAGACGAAGTGGCCAAACGATTCTTCGCCCGTGCGGTCCCCGGTGAAGCAATGACGGTGTTCGTGGTCGAGCCCGTCGAGCCGAACGCGCCGCCCGAGGCGTTGACAGAAATTCATCAATTGCTGAACTACCTGATTCGTTCCCGCGACCTACTGGTCCGACAAACGCCTTCGCAGTGGACAATCGTCCTAGCCGCCGACGAGGCGGGCTGCCTGGTGTTTTTGCAGCGAGCCAGCGAAGACATCGAATCGATCAATCGCAACCGTCCGCAAGGCAAACTGCCCAGGCTGCAACTGCGTCGCCATGCCGGCATGGTGGTCCCCCCGCCGGCCAGCACCAGCAAGCCACGCGTGGAAACCGAATACCCCGTTTCAACGTTTGTCAGCGATCTGACCACCGCAAGTCCGGAGTGCACCTATGCACTTTGAACCAACGGTCCTGGTCGTCGAAGACGACGACGCCATTCGCCATGGCACTGCGATGCGGTTGAACTTCAACGGGTACAAGGTGCTAACAGCCAACGACGGCGAACAGGGCACTCAGCTGGCGGGCCAGCATTTTCCGGACCTGATTCTGATGGACATCCGGATGCCGCGAATGGACGGGCTTACCGCGCTGTCGCTGCTGCAGCAAGACCCACGGACGAAGGACATTCCCGTGATCATGATCTCAGCCAGCCCAGGTGACCAGGAAAAGTCGCTCGAATGCGGCGCCAAGTTCTTCCTTACCAAGCCTGTACCGAACGGATCGATGATGGCTGCAATCGAATCCGCGTTGTCCGTACCTCAAATTTAAGAACCCAAACTATGTCTGAACTGAACATCCTACTGATCGACGACGATGTCGATTTCGCTGACGCGGCCGCCATGTCGCTGCGCAGCTTGGGCCACAACATCACCGTCACCCACAATTGGCTCTCGGTGATGCTGAAGCTAAAGGACGGCAACTTTGACGCCATCGTCGCTGACATTCAAACGCCAACCGGAAACGGTCTGACCGCAATGGGCTTCCTAAGCCAGGATCCCAAAATCAGCCAGATCCCCAAAGTCTTTGTCAGCGGACTCAACGATCCCGAAACCATCCAATCCTGCCAATCGCTGAACGCGATGTACCTTCACAAATCAGCAACCGTTTTCAACGAACTGTGCGCGACGATCACCTACATCGCAGCACAACGCGAACTCGCGTTGGCATAACCGATTCGCGAACGCAAACCGAAGTACACAAAAACATTTTGGGGCAAACCATGAATGCAAAGCCAGATTGGAATACGGCGCAAAGCGACACGCAGCCCAGCGAACTCGCAGGACCGCACACGTCACCGGGCGACGCTGGAACACACCACAATTCCCTCAACGATGGGCCGCATACGGCGATCCATTCATCCCACCAAAAGTGCAGCTATCCGGTCGACCGACCGTGGATCCTTTGCATTGACGATGACGTTGATTTTTCGAACGGCCTGAAATGGACACTGCAGTCCAGCGGGTTCGAAGTGGTCCGAGCATTCGAAGGCGAACAGGGGTATCGATTCGCATTCGACTTAGATCCGGCGGTCATCCTGCTGGACCTTGGACTTCCGAAGATTGGCGGTGAAGAGTGGCTGGCCCACCTAACTCTGCACCCCGACACGTCTCACATCCCAGTCATCATCGTCACGGCAATGAACGAACAGGGACTGCACGACCGACTGCTATCGCAGGGTGCCAAGGCCGTGTTTCAAAAACCCGTCAGCGCCATCGCACTGATTCGAAAAATCAAACAACTCTCCGGCAGCGACCAGGCACAGTAACCCGGTGGACACCGAG
Protein-coding regions in this window:
- a CDS encoding response regulator, with the translated sequence MNAKPDWNTAQSDTQPSELAGPHTSPGDAGTHHNSLNDGPHTAIHSSHQKCSYPVDRPWILCIDDDVDFSNGLKWTLQSSGFEVVRAFEGEQGYRFAFDLDPAVILLDLGLPKIGGEEWLAHLTLHPDTSHIPVIIVTAMNEQGLHDRLLSQGAKAVFQKPVSAIALIRKIKQLSGSDQAQ
- a CDS encoding response regulator, translating into MSELNILLIDDDVDFADAAAMSLRSLGHNITVTHNWLSVMLKLKDGNFDAIVADIQTPTGNGLTAMGFLSQDPKISQIPKVFVSGLNDPETIQSCQSLNAMYLHKSATVFNELCATITYIAAQRELALA
- a CDS encoding DUF1697 domain-containing protein, yielding MPTWIALFHAVNVAGKNRMPMGELKASLESVKCKDVRTYVQSGNVVFRSAMKNKRNLSTRLLDAVEKDFSFRPRLTLMTADELRAAADCNPFPQGTDQPKTLHFFFLAESPAAPDIEGIENAATDSEAYRLANLVFYLWTPDGFGKSKLAASVQRRLGVPTTARNYSTVLQIIRMTETSENVGNR
- a CDS encoding sulfatase/phosphatase domain-containing protein, with the translated sequence MISLRLFAFAILASAGLSTGFAKQPNILFVFSDDHAPQAIGAYGSKINETPNMDRIAKEGAIFQNSFCANSICGPSRACILTGKHSHKNGFLHNGNRFDGSQMTFPKLMQDAGYQTAIIGKWHLGTDPVGFDHWEVLPGQGSYYNPDFLQMDGKRKRYQGYCTDIITENALAWLKQDRDPDKPFIMMCQHKAPHRNWSPPPRYYSLYEDVSIPEPDTLFDDYAGRSDLLKLNEMSIANHMHWGHDMKFKGENQFPDHFAGRHNNGEYARMTNAQKAAWDEVYEPRNQAFIEKMKAGDLTDREVVQWKYQRYIKDYLRCIQAVDDSVGSLLDYLDESGLAEDTIVIYSSDQGFYLGEHGWYDKRWMFEESLRMPFLIRWPGVINPGVESTAMIQNIDYGPTFLDAAGAQVPAEMQGRSMVEMLRNQGKESATWRDAIYYAYYENAAVHAVPVHDGVRTDRYKLMFFPRSRQWNLFDLETDPTEMTSVHADPAYADILAGMQKRYRDLRQFYDVNSATIPATRGDEPNWAKRDAAMTKAAKNSDVDLVFIGDSITQGWEGAGKDVWSQFYGDRKTLNLGIGGDRTEHVIWRLTHGNLGKIKPKVAVLMIGTNNTGHFDQDPSQVAAGVQEILDILAKKLPDTKVVLHGIFPRGNGPLDLKRLNNIAINQQIRRMADGERVQFVEFGDQFLEADGSISPTIMPDKLHLTPEGYRRWASALEPVLKDLGL
- a CDS encoding sensor histidine kinase, whose product is MMGDRIVRVLVVEDDDLDVTILQVALLRSVGTYQLTHASSLAEAIEASKKSDFDVIFTDLGLPDSIGLNAVEALSMASHSSAIIAMSGQDQEQLYVDAVASGADNFLCKIDLTPTAVHRCIQQSIQRIAQRNEIERLMQTNQAHKEMLEKQSQQLEQQNARLRRLYDSSRDFVNNVSHEFRTPLCVVKQYANLIADGVVGTVHDEQRRMLRVIEDRVDDLNNMVDDMLDISRHESGLLAAKRSRCSPNEVVDRVFPGLQQRASIRDVSLLFAGCDPETAIYCDAEKVSRTLINLIVNAIKFSSAGDTVTITAVVDHANHEVRFSVADQGPGIPADHQEMIFARFEQTHTSLDRSTKGVGLGLNIAKELVDLNLGSMHLTSALGKGSTFAFTVPLDEPDEVAKRFFARAVPGEAMTVFVVEPVEPNAPPEALTEIHQLLNYLIRSRDLLVRQTPSQWTIVLAADEAGCLVFLQRASEDIESINRNRPQGKLPRLQLRRHAGMVVPPPASTSKPRVETEYPVSTFVSDLTTASPECTYAL
- the rimI gene encoding ribosomal protein S18-alanine N-acetyltransferase; protein product: MIRRDMPAVLAIENKSFEFAWNEDDFIRCLRQRNCIGMVAEEGDRVVGFMIYELHKNRLHILNFAVGPDQRRGGVGLAMIGKLLGKLSQERRNRIMLEVRETNLEAQLFFKKIGFRAVSVLRDFYEDTDEDAYLMQYRYQASAEELAEPHNRISRLAG
- a CDS encoding response regulator, whose product is MHFEPTVLVVEDDDAIRHGTAMRLNFNGYKVLTANDGEQGTQLAGQHFPDLILMDIRMPRMDGLTALSLLQQDPRTKDIPVIMISASPGDQEKSLECGAKFFLTKPVPNGSMMAAIESALSVPQI